From the Streptomyces nodosus genome, the window AGTACCTCAAGGCCCAGGCCCCGTCCGTCTGGGGCAAGTACGCCGGCGGCAAGGCGTGGGAGGCCAAGGGCGGTCAGTCCGCTCCGCAGTCCTCGGGTGTGGCCTCTCAGGTCAAGCAGACCGAGGGCGCCATCGGCTACTTCGAGCTGTCGTACGCCAAGGACATGACCTCGGTCGCCATCGACACCGGCGCCTCCGCCCCGGTCGAGGCCAGCGTCGAGAACGCCACCAAGGCCATCGCGGACGCCAAGGTCGTCGGCACCGGCAAGGACCTCTCGCTCGAGCTGAACTACGCCACCAAGGCCGACGGTGCCTACCCGATGGTCCTGGTCACCTACGAGATCGCCTGCGACAAGGGCAACAAGGCGGACACCCTGCCCGCCACCAAGGCGTTCCTGCGCTACATCGCGAGCACCGAGGGCCAGGGCGTCCTGGCCGACAACGACTACGCCCCGATCCCCGACAGCATCATCTCCAAGGTCCGCACCACCATCGAGGGCCTGAGCTGACATGAAGTGCGGTCCGGCCCCCACACGGGGCCGGACCGCACCCGTCCGGTGCACCGCCGCCTGGAGCCGCACACCGCGTGTGGCTCCGCAGACCGGAGATCCCGATGGACATAACGACAGAGAACACAGAAGCGCCTCCCCCCACCCCCCGGCCCTCCGCCGCCGGGCAGAACCACGCGCGCCGCAGCACCAGCCGTCTCGGAGACCGGATCTTCCTCGGTCTCTCCCGCGGCTCGGGCATCCTGCTGCTGGTACTCATGGCCGCGATCGCGGCCTTCCTCGCGTACCGTGCGTCCCTGGCCATCAGCAAGGACCACGGCAACTTCCTGACCACCCTCGAGTGGAACACCGGCACGCAGCCGCCCGTGTTCGGCATCGCCGTGCTGGCCTTCGGCACGGTGGTCTCCTCGGTGGTCGCCATGGTCATCGCGGTCCCGATCGCGGTCGCCATCGCGCTCTTCCTCACGCACTACGCCCCGCGCAAGGTGTCCGGTCCCATCGCCTATGTGATCGACCTGCTCGCCGCCGTGCCGTCCATCGTCTACGGCCTGTGGGGCGCCCTGGTCCTCGTACCGCAGCTGAACGGACTCTTCGGCTGGCTCAACGACTACTTCGGCTGGACCGGCGTCCTCTCCTGGGAAGGCGGCCCCCCGCGCTCGATGCTCACCGTCGGCATCCTGCTCGCGATCATGATCCTGCCGATCATCACCAATGTGAGCCGCGAGGTCTTCCGCCAGGTCCCGCGGATGCACGAGGAGGCCGCCCTGGCCCTCGGCGCCACCCGCTGGGAGGTCATCCGCATGGCCGTGCTGCCCTTCGGCCGCTCCGGCGTGATCTCCGCCTCCATGCTGGGCCTCGGCCGTGCGCTCGGCGAGACGATGGCCGTCGCCACCGTGCTCTCCCCGGACTTCCTCATCCACGGCAGCCTGCTCAACGCGGGCGGCGGCACCTTCGCCCAGAACATCGCCAGCAAGTTCAGCGAGGCGTCGGAGTTCGGCCGTGACGCGCTGATCGCCTCCGGTCTGGTCCTGTTCGTCATCACCCTGCTGGTCAACGGCGCGGCCCGCATGATCATCGCCCGCCGCAAGGAGTACTCGGGGGCCAACGCATGAGCACCGCAGCCGTCGCCGACAAGCGCCCCAGCACCCTGCGCGGCGCCAGCCTTCCCTCCTGGTCCCCCTGGGCCATCGCCGCCGGTTCGATCGCCGTCGCGATCGGCATCGGCACCGCCGCCGGACTGCACAGCCACGTCCAGTGGGGTGTGATCGCGGCGATCGTCTTCGTTCTCGCCACCTATGGCATCGCCGCACGCGTCGAGGGCCGCCGCCAGGCCAAGGACCGCATCGCGACCGCCCTGGTGTGGGTGGCCTTCCTGCTCGCGTTGATCCCGCTGGTCTCCCTGGTCTGGGTGACCGTGAAGCGCGGTGTGAAGGTCCTCGACATCTACTTCCTGACCCACTCGATGGGCGTGGTCGCCGACTCCCAGCCGGGCGGCGGCATCTATCACGCCATCCTCGGCAGCCTGGAGCAGGTCGGCCTCGCCACCCTGATCGGCGCGCCGATCGGTGTGCTCACCGCGGTCTACCTGGTGGAGTACGGACGCGGCAGGCTCGCCAAGGCGGTCACCTTCTTCGTCGACGTGATGACCGGCATCCCGTCGATCGTCGCCGGTCTGTTCATCCTCAGCCTGATGCTGATCTTCGAGATGCAGCCCTTCGGCTTCGCCGGTTCGCTCGCCCTGGCCATCCTGATGATGCCGGTCGTGGTCCGCTCCACGGAGGAGATGCTCAAGCTCGTCCCCAACGAGCTGCGCGAGGCGTCCCTGGCGCTCGGCGTGCCCAAGTGGCGCACCATCCTGAAGGTGGTCCTGCCGACCTCCCTCGGCGGCATCACCACCGGCGTCATGCTGGCGATCGCCCGTATCGCGGGCGAGACCGCGCCGGTGCTGCTGCTGGTGTTCGGCAACCGCTTCATCAACGCCAACCCCTTCGAGGGTGCGCAGGCGTCGCTGCCGCTGTACATCTACCAGCAGTACGGCGCGGGCGGTGACGCCGCGTACGACCGTGCCTGGGCGGCATCGCTGACGCTGATCGCCTTCGTGATGATCCTCAACCTGGTGGCCCGCGGCATCGCCCGCTGGAAGGCCCCGCGCTAACCCTTGCGGCCCCCGCCGCGTGGCCGGACCGCCCGAGGCGGCGATATCCGGCTCCGGCGGGCGGGGCCCTCAGCGACTGATACTGGAAGTGAAGTAGTCATGGCCAAGCGAATCGACGTAAGCGGACTCACCGCCTACTACGGCTCCCACAAAGCGATCGAGGACATCTCGATGACGGTCGAGCCGCGATCGGTGACGGCGTTCATCGGCCCCTCCGGCTGCGGCAAGTCCACGTTCCTGCGGACGCTCAACCGTATGCACGAGGTGACACCGGGCGGACGTGTCGAGGGCAAGGTGCTGCTGGACGACGAGGACCTGTACGGCCCCGGGATCGACCCGGTCTCCGTCCGCCGCGAGGTGGGCATGGTCTTCCAGCGCCCCAACCCCTTCCCCACGATGTCGATCTTCGACAACGTGGTGGCGGGTCTGCGCCTGAACGGCAGCTACAAGAAGTCGGAACTCAACGACGTCGTCGAGAAGTCGCTCAAGGGCGCCAACCTCTGGAACGAGGTGAAGGACCGCCTGAACAAGCCGGGCTCGGGCCTCTCCGGCGGCCAGCAGCAGCGCCTGTGCATCGCCCGCGCGATCGCGGTCGAGCCCAAGGTCCTGCTGATGGACGAACCCTGCTCCGCCCTCGACCCGATCTCCACCCTCGCCATCGAGGACCTGATCGGCGAGCTGAAGGAACGCTTCACGATCGTCATCGTGACGCACAACATGCAGCAGGCGGCACGTGTCTCGGACCGCACCGCGTTCTTCAACCTGGCGGCCGTGGGCAAGCCCGGGAAGCTGATCGAGATCGACGACACCGAGCGGATCTTCTCCAACCCCTCGGTCCAGGCGACGGAGGACTACATCTCGGGCCGCTTCGGCTGAGATCCCGGACCGTTCCGGCTCGAGCCGACGGTCCGGCAAGACCCCTCGCGGTGCTGCATGGCGGTGCCACCGCGAGGAGGAAGAGGGCCCGCCCCTGGCTCCCGGGGGCGGGCCCCGCCGCATGTCCGGAAGGGCTGCGGACCGGCTACTCGGCGGTTTCCGTCCGCTCCCACCACCGGTAGACCGTGACCTTCTCCTGTTCGACCTCCTCATGGCGCGTGGTGACCTTGTAGTGCTCATAGCCACCACGGTGCGGGATCTTCAGCTCCTGCCCCGGAGGAACGATCGGCACCACCGTGCCCGCCAGTTCCTCCGGCCCGTCCTCAAGAAGTGCCTTGGTGCTCATAGCTCCAGTCTTGCCCCCGCGTCCCGCCTCGCATCTCGAGCCGGGTGCGGCGCCGGGGCCGGACCCGGCTCGAGATGCCACAGGCAGCCGAAGGGATGCCACGGGCAGCCAAAGGGTGTCACGGGGCATCCGAGGGGGTGTCACGGGTCGACGAGGGGGGCCACCCGGAGGAGAAACCTTTCTGCACCCGGGCCGCGCCCGAGGTCGGAGGTCAGAGGAACGCCAGGTTGATCAGCCAGAAGCCGCAGGCCGCCACGAGCGCGGCCGCCGGCATCGTGATGAACCAGCCCAGCACGATGTTCTTGGCGACGCCCCAGCGCACGGCGTTCACCCGCTTCGTGGCTCCCACACCCATGATCGCCGAGGTGATCACATGCGTCGTCGAGATCGGGGCCTTGAAGAGGAACGCCGTGGCGAACATGATCGACGCGCCGGTCGTCTCCGCCGCGAACCCCTGCGGCGGGTCCAGTTCGATGATCTTGCGGCCCAGCGTGCGCATGATGCGCCAGCCGCCGGCGTACGTCCCCAGTGAGAGCATCGCCGCGGAGACCAGCTTCACCCACACCGGGATCGGGTCCCCGTAGTCCTCGACGTCCGCGATGACCAGGGCCATCACCACGACGCCCATCGTCTTCTGCGCGTCCTGAAGACCGTGGCCGAGCGCCATGCCGGCCGCCGATACGGTCTGCGCTATGCGGAAACCGCGCTTGGCCTTGTGCGGATTGGTCCGGCGGAAGATCCACATGATCGCGGTCATCACCAGATAGCCGACGACGAGGCCGACCACCGGCGACAGGAACATCGGGGTGACGATCTTGTCCAGGACCCCGGACCAGTACACCGTCGTACCGCCCGCCATCGCGGCGCCCACCATCCCGCCGAACAGCGCGTGCGAGGACGAGGAGGGCAGGCCGAAGTACCACGTGATCAGGTTCCAGACGATGGCTCCGAGCAGCGCCGAGAAGAGGATCCCCATCCCTTTGCCGCCCTCGGGCGTCTGGATCAGTCCCTCGCTGACCGTCTTCGCCACCCCGCTGCCCAGGAACGCACCGGCGAGGTTCATCACCGCCGCCATCGCCAGCGCCGCCCGCGGCGTCAGCGCACGGGTGGAGACCGAGGTGGCGATGGCATTGGCCGAGTCGTGGAAGCCGTTCGTATACGCGAAGAAGAGCGCGACCAGGACGGTCAGGATCAGAGCAAGGGTGTCCATCGACCGCTCAGGACTCCTTGACCGCGATGGTCTCCACGGTGTTGGCCACGTGCTCGAAGGCGTCCGCGGCCTCCTCCAGCACATCCACGATCTGCTTGAGCTTCAGCACCTCGATCGCGTCGTACTTGCCGTTGAACAGATGGGCGAGCAGCTTGCGGTGGATCTGGTCCGCCTGGTTCTCCAGGCGGTTCACCTCGATCCAGTACTCGGTGAGGTTCTCCATCGTGCGCAGATTCGGCATCGCCTCGGCCGTGAGGTCCGCGGCTCGGGCCAGCACCTCGATCTGCTGCTCGACGCCCTTGGGCAGCTTCTCGACGTTGTAGAGGACGACCAGGTCGACGGCCTCCTCCATGAAGTCCATGATGTCGTCCAGGGAGGACGCGAGGGAGTAGATGTCCTCGCGGTCGAAGGGCGTGATGAACGAGGAGTTCAGCTGGTGGAAGATGGCGTGCGTGGCGTCGTCACCGGCGTGTTCCGCGGCCCGCATACGCTCTGCGATCTCGGTCCGGCCGGAGGCGTCCGCCCCGAGCAGTTCCATCAGGAGTTTCGAGCCCGTGACGATGTTGTCCGCGGATGCGGCGAACATGTCGTAGAAGCTCGTCTCCCTGGGGGTCAGACGAAAGCGCACGTGGGGTCCTCAGGATGCTTCGGTTTCGGTCAGGCTGATGCTAGGCGCATCATCCGTTCACGGCTAAGGGGCCGTCCCCCAGTGTCGCCCATCGGGCACCGTGGTCGGCACGGGGGCGGTATGGAGAGGTCACAGGCGTGGTACGAGCCTGGTGCCGGACCTTGGCCGGGTAAGCGGGCAAGCGCCGCATACCCGGCAAAATTCGTTACCATATACCCGCCGGGGGTATATGTCCGC encodes:
- the pstC gene encoding phosphate ABC transporter permease subunit PstC — its product is MDITTENTEAPPPTPRPSAAGQNHARRSTSRLGDRIFLGLSRGSGILLLVLMAAIAAFLAYRASLAISKDHGNFLTTLEWNTGTQPPVFGIAVLAFGTVVSSVVAMVIAVPIAVAIALFLTHYAPRKVSGPIAYVIDLLAAVPSIVYGLWGALVLVPQLNGLFGWLNDYFGWTGVLSWEGGPPRSMLTVGILLAIMILPIITNVSREVFRQVPRMHEEAALALGATRWEVIRMAVLPFGRSGVISASMLGLGRALGETMAVATVLSPDFLIHGSLLNAGGGTFAQNIASKFSEASEFGRDALIASGLVLFVITLLVNGAARMIIARRKEYSGANA
- the pstA gene encoding phosphate ABC transporter permease PstA yields the protein MSTAAVADKRPSTLRGASLPSWSPWAIAAGSIAVAIGIGTAAGLHSHVQWGVIAAIVFVLATYGIAARVEGRRQAKDRIATALVWVAFLLALIPLVSLVWVTVKRGVKVLDIYFLTHSMGVVADSQPGGGIYHAILGSLEQVGLATLIGAPIGVLTAVYLVEYGRGRLAKAVTFFVDVMTGIPSIVAGLFILSLMLIFEMQPFGFAGSLALAILMMPVVVRSTEEMLKLVPNELREASLALGVPKWRTILKVVLPTSLGGITTGVMLAIARIAGETAPVLLLVFGNRFINANPFEGAQASLPLYIYQQYGAGGDAAYDRAWAASLTLIAFVMILNLVARGIARWKAPR
- the pstB gene encoding phosphate ABC transporter ATP-binding protein PstB, which produces MAKRIDVSGLTAYYGSHKAIEDISMTVEPRSVTAFIGPSGCGKSTFLRTLNRMHEVTPGGRVEGKVLLDDEDLYGPGIDPVSVRREVGMVFQRPNPFPTMSIFDNVVAGLRLNGSYKKSELNDVVEKSLKGANLWNEVKDRLNKPGSGLSGGQQQRLCIARAIAVEPKVLLMDEPCSALDPISTLAIEDLIGELKERFTIVIVTHNMQQAARVSDRTAFFNLAAVGKPGKLIEIDDTERIFSNPSVQATEDYISGRFG
- a CDS encoding DUF5988 family protein; its protein translation is MSTKALLEDGPEELAGTVVPIVPPGQELKIPHRGGYEHYKVTTRHEEVEQEKVTVYRWWERTETAE
- a CDS encoding inorganic phosphate transporter, whose amino-acid sequence is MDTLALILTVLVALFFAYTNGFHDSANAIATSVSTRALTPRAALAMAAVMNLAGAFLGSGVAKTVSEGLIQTPEGGKGMGILFSALLGAIVWNLITWYFGLPSSSSHALFGGMVGAAMAGGTTVYWSGVLDKIVTPMFLSPVVGLVVGYLVMTAIMWIFRRTNPHKAKRGFRIAQTVSAAGMALGHGLQDAQKTMGVVVMALVIADVEDYGDPIPVWVKLVSAAMLSLGTYAGGWRIMRTLGRKIIELDPPQGFAAETTGASIMFATAFLFKAPISTTHVITSAIMGVGATKRVNAVRWGVAKNIVLGWFITMPAAALVAACGFWLINLAFL
- a CDS encoding DUF47 domain-containing protein, producing MRFRLTPRETSFYDMFAASADNIVTGSKLLMELLGADASGRTEIAERMRAAEHAGDDATHAIFHQLNSSFITPFDREDIYSLASSLDDIMDFMEEAVDLVVLYNVEKLPKGVEQQIEVLARAADLTAEAMPNLRTMENLTEYWIEVNRLENQADQIHRKLLAHLFNGKYDAIEVLKLKQIVDVLEEAADAFEHVANTVETIAVKES